Proteins encoded within one genomic window of Fragaria vesca subsp. vesca linkage group LG1, FraVesHawaii_1.0, whole genome shotgun sequence:
- the LOC101293048 gene encoding putative F-box protein At5g55150-like: MERDWENLPKHLLDSVAEKLPKPSDYLGFSLVCKSWYSVAKDNSTKHASMTAPMLLFNSGKKDYCNFYDLISQKVLNFQVNVPRTRLVGSSKGCLIFTEKNTVDRTFSVSLVNPLFRIIGREEKANSLIRLPPLTPRGWKKWYKNSRRYVRKATISADPILHPNDCIVTVIHLERGRSAFINLGKDTKWTYVYEKVDDALLGFHMIEEVASLGNKFYAVNCWSEVLSFDVAAGCSSSNTKLVGRGCDPGEYDIKRYIFEGEKNTLWMVQRYLKFGSSKRVTKKFRVFELNFQGAEWTEKNTLDDAALFVGENSSVRVLPAEVVGFESNCIYFNHDFDYLGTDDYRACDFGVYSVEDQCFRNIYTESSNKLLKMSYPMPIWVVPTLSFPL; encoded by the coding sequence ATTGGGAAAATTTGCCTAAGCATCTTCTAGATTCAGTTGCAGAAAAACTACCAAAACCATCTGACTATTTGGGGTTCAGCTTGGTCTGTAAATCATGGTATTCTGTAGCAAAGGATAACAGTACCAAGCATGCTAGTATGACTGCTCCAATGCTGTTGTTTAATTCAGGCAAAAAAGACTATTGTAATTTCTACGATCTCATTAGTCAGAAGGTTCTTAATTTCCAAGTGAATGTGCCGAGGACGCGCCTTGTTGGGTCTTCGAAAGGATGCTTAATATTTACAGAGAAAAATACTGTAGATAGAACTTTCAGTGTGAGCCTAGTAAATCCACTCTTTAGAATTATAGGGAGGGAAGAGAAAGCAAACTCGCTTATTCGGCTTCCTCCTCTAACTCCTCGAGGTTGGAAAAAATGGTATAAAAATAGTCGGCGTTATGTTCGCAAGGCCACAATTTCAGCTGATCCAATATTACATCCGAACGATTGCATTGTTACAGTAATACATTTAGAAAGAGGTAGATCGGCTTTTATTAATTTGGGTAAAGATACAAAATGGACTTATGTGTATGAAAAAGTTGATGATGCCCTTCTAGGTTTCCACATGATTGAAGAAGTTGCTAGCTTGGGAAATAAGTTTTATGCTGTGAATTGTTGGAGCGAAGTTCTGTCTTTTGATGTTGCTGCTGGGTGTAGCTCATCAAATACTAAATTGGTTGGACGTGGCTGCGACCCTGGTGAGTATGATATAAAGCGTTATATCTTTGAAGGAGAGAAGAATACATTGTGGATGGTTCAAAGATATTTAAAGTTCGGATCAAGCAAACGTGTGACAAAGAAGTTTAGAGTATTTGAATTGAATTTCCAAGGAGCTGAGTGGACTGAGAAAAATACATTGGATGATGCTGCTTTGTTCGTGGGTGAGAATTCTTCAGTACGTGTGTTGCCAGCGGAAGTTGTAGGATTTGAATCAAATTGCATATATTTTAACCATGACTTTGATTATCTGGGCACCGATGATTACAGAGCGTGTGATTTTGGTGTTTATAGTGTTGAAGATCAATGCTTCCGAAATATCTACACTGAAAGTTCCAACAAGCTTTTGAAGATGAGCTATCCGATGCCAATATGGGTTGTGCCTACATTGTCTTTCCCGCTGTAA